From the genome of Candidatus Electrothrix communis, one region includes:
- a CDS encoding YkgJ family cysteine cluster protein encodes MNPCLTCGACCAFYRASFYWAEAASGTPGGVPDHLTEKLNDFRLQMKGTRGLKPWCIALTGDIGQGVSCLIYEERSSVCRDFQPSLLDGVVNERCDRARKAHGLGPVTPGDWGLEGFPRVA; translated from the coding sequence ATGAACCCCTGCTTAACCTGCGGGGCCTGCTGTGCCTTTTATCGGGCATCTTTTTACTGGGCGGAAGCAGCGTCTGGCACACCGGGTGGCGTCCCGGATCATTTGACGGAAAAATTAAACGACTTTAGGCTACAGATGAAGGGCACTAGAGGGCTGAAGCCCTGGTGTATTGCCTTGACAGGAGATATCGGACAGGGCGTGAGCTGCTTGATTTACGAAGAGCGGTCCTCGGTCTGTCGGGATTTTCAGCCTTCGCTGCTGGACGGGGTGGTTAATGAGCGTTGCGACCGGGCCAGAAAGGCTCACGGGTTGGGCCCGGTGACGCCCGGTGATTGGGGGCTGGAGGGGTTCCCTCGGGTGGCTTGA
- a CDS encoding P-II family nitrogen regulator has protein sequence MKKIEIIIKPFKLDNLKEAINELGIKGMTISEVKGFGRQKGHTEIYRGAEYKVDFIPKIKIEIVVAAAEVDKVIEAVISSARTGKIGDGKIFVLPIETVCRIRTGEKDKEAI, from the coding sequence ATGAAAAAAATAGAAATAATTATCAAGCCTTTTAAGCTGGACAACTTGAAAGAAGCAATCAACGAACTCGGGATCAAAGGCATGACCATCAGCGAGGTCAAGGGATTCGGTCGGCAAAAGGGGCATACAGAAATCTATCGGGGCGCGGAATACAAGGTTGACTTCATACCTAAAATAAAAATCGAAATAGTCGTTGCTGCCGCAGAGGTGGACAAGGTCATTGAGGCCGTAATCTCCAGCGCCCGGACCGGTAAGATCGGAGACGGTAAGATCTTTGTTCTGCCGATTGAAACCGTATGCAGGATCAGGACGGGTGAGAAGGACAAGGAGGCGATATAG